The proteins below are encoded in one region of Cololabis saira isolate AMF1-May2022 chromosome 11, fColSai1.1, whole genome shotgun sequence:
- the txnl1 gene encoding thioredoxin-like protein 1, translating to MVGVKVIGSDPDFQPELAAAGSRLTVVKFTMAGCRPCVRIAPVFNMLSNKYPLVIFLEVDVHVCQATAAANNISATPTFLFFRNRVRIDQYQGGDSAGLEEKIKQHTENDPGNGEDSDIPKGYMDLMPFVNKAGCECLNESDDCGFDNCLVKDSSYMESDCDEQLLITMAFNQPVKLFSMKLLSSDFAQAPKVVKIFINLPRSMGFDDAERSEATQTLELSEEDYKDDGLIPLRYVKFQNVQSVTMFVKSNQKDEETTKINYLTFIGTPVQATNMNDFKRVVGKKGESH from the exons ATGGTGGGTGTTAAAGTGATCGGCAGCGACCCGGACTTCCAGCCGGAGTTGGCGGCCGCCGGCTCCAGGCTCACCGTGGTGAAATTCACAATGGCCGG ATGTCGGCCCTGTGTCAGAATAGCTCCAGTGTTCAACATGTTGAGCAACAAGTATCCACTGGTCATCTTCCTCGAAGTGGACGTACATGTCTGTCAG GCAACAGCAGCAGCCAACAACATCTCAGCGACACCAACATTCTTGTTCTTCAGGAACCGGGTTCGGATTGATCAGTATCAGGGGGGAGACTCTGCAGGTCTGGAGGAAAAGATTAAACAACACACAGAGAATGACCCAGGAAACGGCGAGGACTCAGACATCCCAAAGGGCTAT ATGGACCTCATGCCTTTTGTCAACAAAGCCGGCTGCGAGTGCCTCAACGAGAGCGACGACTGCGGCTTCGATAACTGCTTAGTCAAAGACTCGTCCTACATGGAGTCCGACTGTGACGAACAG TTGTTGATAACGATGGCCTTCAACCAGCCGGTGAAGCTCTTCTCTATGAAGCTACTGTCCTCAGACTTTG CCCAAGCCCCTAAAGTGGTAAAGATCTTCATAAATCTTCCTCGTTCTATGGGTTTCGATGATGCAGAGCGGAGTGAAGCCACTCAAACTCTCGAGCTGTCAGAGGAAGACTACAAAGACGACGGTCTGATTCCCCTGCGTTACGTCAAGTTTCAGAATGTGCAGAGTGTTACG ATGTTTGTCAAATCAAACCAAAAAGATGAGGAGACAACAAAAATCAACTACCTGACATTCATAGGAACTCCAGTACAGGCCACCAATATGAACGACTTCAAACGG GTTGTAGGGAAGAAAGGTGAGAGTCATTGA